GCGCGTGTCCGGGCCGCCCCAGGTCCTGGACCGTGGTCAGCGCCCCCGCCCGGAGCACCTCCAGCGCAGCACCCCTCACCCCGCCACCTCCTCGAACCGCACCCGTACCCCCGGCGCGAACAGCGCCGCCGGTTCCCGCTCCGGATCCCACAGCACCGCGTCCGTCGACCCGATCAGCTGCCAGCCGCCGGGGGAGGAGCGCGGGTACACCCCGGCGTACTCGCCCGCCAGCGCCAGCGAGCCCGCCGGGACGGCCGTACGGGGCGTGGCCCGGCGCGGCAGGTGGTAGCGCTCCGGCAGCCCCGTCAGGTAGCCGAAGCCGGGGGCGAACCCGCAGAAGGCCACCCGGAACACCGTCCCCCCGACGATCCCCGCCACCTCCCGCTCCGCGACCCCCCACAGCCGGGCCGCCTCCGCCAGGTCCGGCCCGTCGTACCGCACCGGGACGGTGATCAGCGGCCCCTCGGTCTCCGCGAGCGGCGGCACCTCCCAGCGCGCGATCCGCTCCGCCAGCGCGCGCGGCTCGCGCACGCCGTCCAGCAGCACCGTCCGCGCGGCCGGCACGACGTCCCGTACGGCGCCCAGCTCCCCCGCGTCCCGCCGCCGCAGCAGCTCCGCGTGGAGCGCCGCCACCTCCGCCGCCGAGTCCAGCTCGATCAGCAGCGCCTCGCCGCCGACCACCAGCGGCCTCACGCGAAGGCCTCCACCCGGACGCCCGCCGCGCCCAGCGCCTCGCGCACGCGCAGGGCGAGCTGCGCCGCCCCCGGGGTGTCCCCGTGCAGGCACAGCGAGCGCGCCTCCAGCGCCACCCAGGAG
The Streptomyces sp. NBC_01296 DNA segment above includes these coding regions:
- a CDS encoding 5-oxoprolinase subunit B family protein produces the protein MRPLVVGGEALLIELDSAAEVAALHAELLRRRDAGELGAVRDVVPAARTVLLDGVREPRALAERIARWEVPPLAETEGPLITVPVRYDGPDLAEAARLWGVAEREVAGIVGGTVFRVAFCGFAPGFGYLTGLPERYHLPRRATPRTAVPAGSLALAGEYAGVYPRSSPGGWQLIGSTDAVLWDPEREPAALFAPGVRVRFEEVAG